The following proteins come from a genomic window of Nicotiana tomentosiformis chromosome 12, ASM39032v3, whole genome shotgun sequence:
- the LOC104095191 gene encoding uncharacterized protein isoform X5, which translates to MDLNALPHPEDDEEIFGQQLEDEPEEFIVKHSHEHADYVASAVEISRREREERIQRLKRHRPDDRPTYPSQPRMRDEIYLTKTQKPSSRLPPGWLDCPAFGREIGRIIPSKVPLDETFNDCVLPGKRYSLRQVLHQQKVLGRKLGMVIDLTNTTRYYSSSDWRKEGIKHVKIPCKGRDAVPDNESCHLFVYEVSQFLVRQKDVKKYILVHCTHGFNRTGFMIIHFLMRTLPISVTQAIKIFTDARPPGIYKPDYIDALYAFYHEEKPEMVVCPVTPEWKRSSDLDLNGDAMPDIDDDGGPALPLPDNRETQISLSNDDILGDAVPQDQQDDLRQFCYQALKMTPRGRGTHFPGSHPVSLNRDNLQLLRQRYYYATWKADGTRYMMLITMGGCFLIDRHFNFRRVQMRFPCTHTDEGVAKRVHHFTLLDGEMVIDTLPGTQKQERRYLIYDMMALNGVSIVEQPFCERWRMIDKEVIGPRNHERQHICQSGNPYYRYECEPFRMRRKNFWLLSTVRKVLKELIPELSHEADGLIFQGWLDPYVPLTHHGLLKWKYPEMNSVDFLFEVVDGRELLYLHERGKKKLMEGNRVVFPVKLLGG; encoded by the exons ATGGATCTGAATGCCTTGCCTCATCCAGAGGATGACGAAGAGATTTTTGGACAACAATTAGAAGATGAACCAGAAGAATTCATTGTGAAACATAGCCATGAACATGCAGATTATGTTGCGAGTGCCGTGGAGATTTCACGCCGG GAGCGGGAGGAAAGGATTCAAAGACTTAAAAGACATCGTCCAGATGATAGGCCAACATATCCATCTCAGCCACGAATGCGTGATGAGATTTATCTGACAAAGACACAGAAGCCTAGCAGCAGACTTCCTCCAG GTTGGTTGGATTGTCCTGCATTTGGGCGGGAGATAGGTCGCATTATTCCTTCAAAGGTTCCTCTCGATGAAACTTTCAACGACTGTGTTCTTCCTGGCAAAAGATACTCGTTGAGGCAAGTCCTCCACCAACAGAAAGTTTTGGGAAGAAAG CTTGGTATGGTGATTGATCTCACAAATACAACTCGATACTATTCATCGTCAGATTGGAGGAAAGAAGGCATCAAGCATGTAAAG ATTCCATGCAAAGGCCGTGATGCTGTACCTGACAATGAGTCTTGCCATTTATTTGTCTATGAG GTTTCACAATTCCTTGTCCGTCAGAAAGATGTGAAGAAGTATATTCTTGTGCATTGCACACATGGGTTTAATCGCACTGGGTTCATGATTATTCATTTTCTTATGCGTACGCTGCCGATATCTGTCACTCAG GCAATCAAAATTTTTACTGATGCTCGCCCTCCTGGGATCTATAAGCCAGACTATATTGATGCTTTATATGCCTTTTATCATGAGGAAAAACCTGAAATGGTTGTTTGCCCTGTAACACCTGAGTGGAAAAGGTCTTCTGATCTTGATTTGAATGGCGATGCTATGCCGGATATCGATGATGATGGAGGTCCTGCGCTTCCGTTGCCT GATAATCGCGAAACACAAATATCATTGTCAAATGACGACATCCTGGGTGATGCAGTCCCACAAGATCAGCAAGATGATTTGCGACAGTTCTGTTATCAAGCACTGAAAATGACCCCAAGG GGCAGAGGCACACATTTTCCTGGCTCACATCCAGTCTCTCTTAACAG GGACAACTTGCAATTATTAAGGCAGCGCTACTACTATGCTACATGGAAGGCTGATGGGACACGGTATATGATGCTGATCACGATGGGTGGTTGTTTCTTAATTGATAGACATTTCAACTTCCGAAGGGTTCAAATGAGATTTCCGTGCACACACACTGATGAA GGTGTAGCCAAAAGGGTCCACCACTTCACTTTACTTGACGGAGAGATGGTAATTGATACTTTGCCTGGCACACAGAAGCAAGAAAGGAGATACCTAATTTATGATATGATGGCCCTCAACGGTGTGTCTATCGTAGAG CAACCCTTTTGTGAACGCTGGAGAATGATTGACAAAGAAGTGATCGGGCCAAGGAATCATGAACGCCAACATATATGCCAGAGTGGAAACCCTTACTATAGATATGAGTGTGAGCCTTTCAGG ATGAGGAGGAAGAATTTTTGGCTGCTCTCTACTGTCAGAAAAGTTCTCAAAGAACTTATTCCAGAGCTTTCACATGAAGCAGATGGTCTTATTTTTCAG gGTTGGCTAGATCCTTATGTTCCTCTCACGCATCATGGTCTGTTGAAGTGGAAATACCCCGAGATGAACTCGGTTGACTTCCTGTTTGAG GTGGTTGACGGTCGTGAATTGCTTTATCTACATGAACGAGGGAAGAAGAAACTGATGGAAGGGAATAGAGTCGTTTTCCCAG TAAAACTTCTAGGTGGATGA